acattaaagtccacaaaaatacatgaaaagtaGACAAAAATCATTGCAGCAGTTATGATCCATTCCATAGTGCAACGGTTGTGATCTATCCAACCCAAAGTGCATCTAGAAAGAATAAAACCCAAttaaaaatgttatattaaaaaaattattaaaatatcggGAAAAATTAGGATCcacttacactttcttgactctTAAGCACTGTTTCTCAGACCTGTATTCCACTAATGTCAAAAGCTGTGCTTTCTGGAACGGCCTggtgagaaaatactttttgaAACACAACCATatcattagaattaaaatataaatatgtacTTAGATATATATCTGCACATGTCCAGCATTGGCCTTATCCATCTCTGAATGGCCAAATAAAGATCTCTGTGTGTTTAATATGAGGGTATCTCATTCATCTCGCTAATAATTAAGTAACAAATAAgaacacaaaattttcatattttctcttGTCAAagtgaattttcatattttctcttGTCAAAGTGGCAAAAAAAATGTCATATTAAATAAACACACCTATTTGCGTTTCCCTTTTTCTGGTGCTTTTTTCGCTTTCGCTTTGACTTTTCGCATATCTTTCTCCATCTTGGATGCTCTCCTAAGAGATGGGGATCTGCCTTTCCCACGCACAACATGTGGACTGCGTATTTGCCCAGAACCAGCGACAATAGTTGCATCCCTTGCTGTACAACCAACATTGGAACCATTTTGGGTCATCGATGAGGGTTCTTGGTTGGCACAATACAAATCAATCATACCATATAACTTAGCTTTCGCATCCTGAGTATGCTCTTTCGAACTCGCTGCAAGAGTAATCATCTGATAACAGATATTCAACATCTCTAAATATCTATTAGAATTTGCTCGTTGTTCCCTTGCATCATAGCTAATGTGGATCAACGTGTATCACCTTCTGATATCCTTCCTTCATCGATCTAAAATGTACctatttggaaaaaatttaatctCGTTACATCTGAATACAGCCAAAATGTGCCTACACAATATCCCTCTCATTTGGAATAATCCACAAGAACATTTTGCAGTTGAATCTTCCTCACTAAACTCCACAAAATATGTAAACAGCTTACTGAACTCTACCAAATGAACTTCATCCATTACCAGATAGGTCTTCACTGCACCATCACTCTTATGACACTTTGGATTCATATTGATCATGCCGGTAACTTGCTACTGTACTTCCTTGAATTTAGAATTTGTGTACAAATCTTGAAACCTCTTCTCAATTAGAGATTTAGATATGCAGGGGGTTGTGACACTAAATGAGTGGAAGTCCGGGGcattttcattctaattttttttttcaatgcgtTATCAAACTGGTCTACAAACTCTTTCAGGCTGGTCTTAGCATTAACATACCTATCAAAGAAGGTATTTATGCTCTCGTTTCGCTGCGTTGTACTCATTTCCGCCCAAAAGTAGTCTTTCAAGATTGCTGGAACCCAATGCTCATGCTCAGCGTATAGACTTTTGCAACCACGCATTCTCATGCAAACTGTACATGGTAATTAACTGATCCCAACTTGTCTCAAACTCTTCAATACTTTGGCTgtcatacacacatttcatcaatGCATTTTTCATCCTAATTTTGTAGGAACCATATGAACCAAACTTTTCAGGGACTTTCTTCAGTATATGCCATAGGCAAAATCTATGTCGGGTCTTTGGGAAAATAAtagcaattgcatttttcatcgcTCTATCTTGGTCATTGATAATAACTTTAGGAGCAATACTATCCATACACTACAACAAAGTTTGGAATAAGCACACAAAGTTCTCCATATCTTCACTGGAAATCAAGCTTGCTCCCATGAGAATTGACTgtccatggtggtttacacgaacaaatggtgcaaacagcatcccatatctattcgtcaggtatgtggtgtcgaatgtgaCCACATCACTGAAATATTGGTAGGCTGCTCTACTATGGGGGTCTTCCTAGAAGACATTCTTTAACCTCCCGTCATCATCTAAATGCATTAATGCAAATAATCTAAGATTTTTGTATTGCATCCTACAAAAATACTCTCGCAGTGCACCAGCACCACCTGCGCCAAGTCGTAGATATCTTGCCTTGTTGATATAATTACTACAATTCTTTTCTAAAAACGGGAGGTTCTCAAATCTGCCTGCGCCAACAATCAGAGATCCAAAACACTTGTTCATTCAGACACCAACCATATCATTTGTGTCTATAACTCTTTTGACGGTATCACTCACTTCTCTACATCGAAAGAAGCGAGATTTCTTTGGACTGAGGTCGTGGTTATAGATATTATGAACCATAGTCAATCGAAGTTTTCCATCAAATTTGAAGGCATTAATCTTTGCCTTATATTCCGTCTTTCCTGTCGGATATGGGTTGGCGACATTGAAAGTCTTATTACAAGCCTTCCCACCATGAGCACAAGTAAGGGTGACATACCTAACAGTCTCATCTTCTCCCCTCTTAATCATTtttgtgtgatgacccgcttttacgtgtattttcaccgaagggttgtttttattttaagtaatatattagtttatttaatttaatttattgcgttttaaaattggtttttatttatttgatgttgtgttttatttcttttagtcgttttgttttaatctcgtttcggcggatttgttttgttttcccggagtgaagattggacctcatttctttcctacatctctttttccctttttcctttttcctttttctcttttcttttttttcttcttatttctttttcttttcttcttccttttctttccttcttcccgCGTCCgttgaccctctctctctcctctcccacgaaGTAAGCCAGCCCAAccccccgacccaccgccgtccggccgccgtgcggcacaccacccccaccggtcgaagcccctccctccggcgcaccaccccatcgaaccccagccccattcggccagccgtttggccggaaaacgcccttgaagccccaaggatttttgcctcgatccgccgctgtcgcaccacctccggccaccacctcttcaccacttcatcaccggtcccttgccgtcctaacccacctattttcggcctccaacgaccaccggaatagctcccacgaactagctttcctttttgggaaatccggccatcaacctccatttccgccgccactcacggccaaccaccacttccaatagcttcatcatcatccctagaccattccctatcaatctcaagctttggtttgtccccattcaaaagtgggtatttcacaacccacggccacagtgaattttcaccgttacgttgctttttctccgccgtttgcaacgccgcgtgttttctaaaaatgccatatagcgctgtaagtattttccaaaccctattttcagatttaaatatatattgctctttcaataatttatctgctggttggctgattccggactgagtccgaggagttcgggggtcggatggatagaagacggagttgcttgttttattgatttatgttggttggttatttttgtgcattgatatggcattacatggtgcatacacgtgtgtttttgtttaagtgtgaaaagtctgtttattggcgtaagtggacttacgagtgcgtgtgtatcacgaccccaagccgggatggagtattatctcggtggagctcctctggtcactcgggagcggaataaactgagtgacgtcccctgagttgtcgctgggcgacgacgggagcggggctaggggatgcttggctacgaacgcgccgggctcGGAagcgggcatcgctctactcacagactccatggccctttgctggcgagggctagaggatgcttggctacgaacacgtagggcgtggaactgggcatcgctcgttaggtgtcacatgcgtggtgggactctgcggtgtggcactggagccagggtgtgcggatgacccctaggggaggtcatggtgcatacggataaaatggataatggtttgggATGGATataggccaaatgggacttttggcgagatattgggccaaatgtgacttttggcggccaaatgtgacttttggcgtgatatttggaaaggatatgtttttgggccaaatgggatttttggcgtgtgtggaaaaatatgttttatgagttttgcgcattgggcatacttcatgcatattatttgagttctatatgcttttatctggtggtgtttgggttttacttacctgcggtaccatttttggttccgtagattttggtgcaggattcgaggatgaagaggaggaggctgagcctgaggatgcggctccgccgggttgctgatgttatgcttttctatttggtttaaaactatatttgtgtttttgtaatattttatttaagtatgttttaaacagcctgtattacgttaagaaaaattctggtacttagttatatgactttcgttatccgttgcgtgtttctttgtgcacatatgttgcttttgcacacacttggcactcgtcgatagggtggtgacccgtgtttgttgtcatcatccggacgtctcgattttcccgtgtccgtatatagggatttgggggcgtcacaggtggtatcagaggggtttggctctgggtaaaaccacatgtcccgtagggagtaccagaatgtttttaaagttgtgttttaaaatttatgttaagtaaagttgctatttgttttgttttatttgtttgaacttgtttgcttgtttttatttatttggttatgtttttgcatgctggtttcttttgtttcttgctgtgtgatgttggttttggtttttggttttatgatggttttatttgtttttcttaaagggggtcaaaggttgtgcagtggcaggaaggcggtataatcgaggatactattattaggcatgaacaattagtgtagtaggcttgaatttttagcgatgtggcttgcttgtatgatgttgaggtctgaagggaatgtcatggtttaggcaatctttgtaaggtgggaactcacgttttaagtcgcttaagtcgcttaagatgattgaggtcaaggttttgtagaatttatggaacgaggctatagtataggagagtgtaggttcaacgaacttgaatgatatgtttaagggaattttatttaaggtttggggtctttcgccgctgtgacctggcagcgctttaagaaagaatttaatgatcgcttctttcccgcttccgtgaggcggcaaaaagcaagagagttctcaagcttggtccaatggagcatgaccgtggaacagtacgcccgaagatttatagaacttgggcgatttgctccccacctcatcgccacagaggagatgcgagctgagcgtttctaggagggactacgccctgatatacgccgtatggtggtcagtcaccagatatccacttttcaggacttagtggatgtggccacccttatagagagagagaataatctgagtatgggctcccctccagggcaaaagaggcgaagtttttctggtgaaggaagtagctcgggttcgcctcagaaatttgttcagcggactggaactcgaccgcaagcgtcctcaggtgttcgtatgggagggcgagtgccagtttgtggaatttgtaatagagctcatgagggtgagtgtcgacTAAGTGGTGGACCCCATtgttaccgatgcggccaagtgAGACATATAgatcgtgagtgccctagtcgagttgaAGAAAGCTGTGGaactcgtcgcagtggtagatcTAACTAGAGGCAATTAGCTCGAactcgaatgtacgcagtgactcctggtaccgttggaggcgaggttacggagactcagaatgttggagtcatggcaggtaggggtctaatctaatctttagtgatgaacgccttgtgtggtttattattattatcgaggcttgaagAAAATGGCATGATcggggtgatcttttagggaagtagaataattgagttctttggttccgtggagtttatgaaatggtctataacgtagtaggttgtaagttcaacaaacttcgatgttagattttatgaagtttcagcaaagttttaaagtttggagccttattgattttaggaaaataagtttatggtaattaaggtgttaggttcgacaagctttggggggaaataattcaatttcgagttttagattttgtgatttggatgagtaatttggtggcaattggggttttagattttacaagcttttaaggtgaatgatttggattaaagccaccaatcttgagaatttcagaaaataatttattatctattaatgttttagaatttgaaagatttgggagtcgattgttctattatgggatgtaagttctttgatcttagaagtttcgaaagatgattcttatttgatttaaggttttagaattgcagagtcgaaggactgatttataataagaattgagttcttagttttacagacttagtgctgtagcttgatctactctagtgagtgattagtttgtaatcaTTAAACATGGGGTTGATtcgagttgagttattgatatgaaaatttttctagaatagattcctttgaggattggaagtaatgatctagttcgtgtatttctttgaggattgaagatatcgagctagtttagaaaatgattattgttaactcaaGGTTGCagtaatagattttaggaaatgatttttatcggttcggaagaaatagatccatcgaggttttggaaacaatagtttaattgttggtattgaattcgactgaagttgagacctcatgTTTTGGAGACTTttaggaacggattattagtaggtttaaggtcattttcagtataaaactttaagcgataactatttgctgatgttaagggtataagttaagcaaatataggaatgattcatgttgatttgcggatataagtcgagatgatggaaatagtagtaatagactatttgtgtgttggaatgacgtttggtttcggctaaggacgtatgagatcaacacgtgatagtggtgaatcgattggagtgttcagtcgaaacgtgttactcaatggaatgttggttggcaataattgttatagctcgagattatagtgacaagttttaggattgattcataccgagttgaggataatagatgatgcaggttttgaaaaatgaatttttgtttattttgaggataaggtacggatgttggaaatggaagtgatggatcacttatacgttagaatgattattgatcttagctaagggtacatgagatctatttatagtggtggtgagggtgtatggatttcggagagtacaaatcctagtctcttttttggcttgagagaagtggctttggtgagtactaa
This genomic interval from Carya illinoinensis cultivar Pawnee chromosome 2, C.illinoinensisPawnee_v1, whole genome shotgun sequence contains the following:
- the LOC122300139 gene encoding uncharacterized protein LOC122300139 isoform X1, translated to MVPMLVVQQGMQLLSLVLGKYAVHMLCVGKADPHLLGEHPRWRKICEKSKRKRKKHQKKGNANRPFQKAQLLTLVEYRSEKQCLRVKKVCTLGWIDHNRCTMEWIITAAMIFVYFSCIFVDFNVFLWNLMDLCCLNVIHEFFVDLRNLFVDLTDFLWI